Genomic DNA from Limanda limanda chromosome 8, fLimLim1.1, whole genome shotgun sequence:
CTTGGTTTCTTATTTGCCGTTGTGTTTTCTCATTGGTCTTGTTTAACTTTTGCCTCAGGTCCACTGTAGATAAACAGTATGTATGCGTGTATAGGCTGGACAATGAGTGACAAGAAACTCTAGTGTAAAGTGCCAACGATGAGTTTGAGGCCACAAATGTAAGGGATTCAAAAATGTTTGTATGTacaatttgtttatatttgtattgtgtAATATCGTCTGATCAGATTCTATCTTTTCAAATGAGTCCAGCTGCTGGAcactaaatgtaaatgtgctaTTTATGTCCAGTAACATTTGAATTTCTATAGCTCAAGTCTCATATCTCTGACAGGAATTATGCCCGTTTGGTCCAATCAGATCAAAGGGTTTTCTTCACTGCATGGGAatctttgctgctgctgctgcttcatctgTGAGATCTGAACTTCacaaaatgtcacagtgtcagtgagcTGCCACTGATGGCTGAGACAGGAGAAATCCACTTATCTTTTTTACCTTTCTCCAAATGtcatatcctttttttttaaattgacacAGTATCAAGTGtgacaaatgaaaaatgaacaTGAAAAAGGATCGCAAAGGATTAGTGCAACATCTCTATCATTAGTTGCAACAAGTACAACTAATGATAGAGATGATACCTAGAGTTCATAGAAAGTCTTTCCCTCATAAAAAAGCCTTATTTAAAGTCATGTGCTCCAATGTCTGCCATGACAgtgagtgtgtctgtatgtgtgcagGCTGTCAGGAGATGTTACACACCTCGAAAAGGAAACGTGTGATCGTTGTGTCAGCGGACGCTACCACGGGAGGTTGTTtcatcctcttttcttttttgaagtTTCAGTCACCACTGTCACCTCTGCTGTTACAGGAGCTCGCCACACAAAGGCCAAGTGTCAAAACAACAATGCAAACTTCAAAGAATTTGGGATGCAGCTGAAGATTATTTTACCTTGTTGGTTTATTTGCCCTTTTTTccttaaaataatatttgtttattcagATAAAATGTCAATGTATTGAGAGAAAGCCCATGAAAATGTCCCACAAGCCAAGGGGACATGTACCAATTGCTTGATTTCATGAATGTAATACTGTGAGGTCTTGACCTTAGTGtataaagtgccttgagataatgttgtATTTTCGTGcgatacaaattaaattgaattgaatatgtTTCAGATTTCATTGAGTGTAAAAATTCAGAAGAAAAATGCAGCAGATAtttggctgttttttttaaaagtgaccaaatatttaatgaattatCAAAAAAACTTGgcaattaaattaattttaattgtcCTATCAATGCatctctaaatatatatatatatatatgtttaatcTGTGGATGCATCAATTAATATCATGCTGCTTATCTGGGTTTCATTCAATTAATTACGATAGCATTTATTGTTATATAAGttgaaaaaaattgattttatggtcttaatttatttatccattCTTTGCTTTTTGTATTTTGCCCAAAAGGACCATACCATGTATTCACTTACATCATTTATGGTGTTTAATGGGTCTTGAATGTTTCAAAGTGTCTTGGTGAACCCTGCAAGCCAAAAAACAGGCACTGCATAAATCACACCCCTGCTTTTGTTTTAAGCCTTAAAACGTGCAATAATTACAAGAAGCCGTGTAAAAGAAATTAAGACATGTGTCTGTAACAAAGTGCCAATTATAGATGAGCCAGACCCAGACACAAACACGGCTctaacacagagacacagagagtctGCTGTCTCTCAGTGAATGACTAAAGTTAATTGCCCCTAATTAGGAGGCTTGATTAGGGTTCGGCTCCTGATTTAAGAGGAAACCAGCAGTGATGAGCCCCGTCTGAATTTCACTATATAACTTCATTTCAATATGGGTTGGTTCTTTAATTGTTCCTCTTGAAAGACCTGATGCATAAATACAATCCATTTGTCACAGCTAAGATGGAGCCTCACTTCCTATATAATGTCATTATGCATTTCCTTTACTGATGTTAGCTGTGGAAGCATTTTTTCTAAGCTCAGAACATCAGCATCTGGAAATCCCATGTGAGAGGACACAGATgatgtgtgtgcttttgtaaTATGTTTATAGACAGAGGACGTTGATCCGCCTCGCACGACAGTGACACATGGTTTTAATTCGCAAAACTGTGACAAGATTTGAAAAATGCTTTTAATTTCCGATCCCAAAGCTGCTGCAAGGCTCAGTTAGTTCTCCCGTTTAAACTCCAAACCTTGAGCCAGAAGCACATCATCACACCAAACTTTCCATTTACCCAATATAAACACTGCATAAAGTATTCACGTCGGATCATTTCGGAGTTGCCTGTTTCGGAGCTATAATTAGATTGCTTGAAAGGCTTGCAGGGTGTTGATCATTGTTATTTCATGAGGCATGCAGTGCTATGCATCTCACTCTCGCAGACCAACCAGTTTCCACTTCCAGATGAGCAAGGCCCTCCAGAtattcataaatacaaaaagaataACTCCATAAGGGCCATAAATCATTTGAGGCATGTCTTTTTTACACTTATAGTAagaagatttttatttttgtgcagCTACGTGTTCGTTTCCTAAAGCACAGATACAGAATTACACGCAGGGTATACAGGTGACTTTATATAACGTTTCTGAAGGTGTTGGTCCACTACAAGCTGCAGATCAGCATCAGTGCACACTGACATTGATTTGGCATCTGTTTGGACTCTTTTTCAACGGGATACTCCTTTATTCTGTTTTGATCATGACCCCTACAGATGGATCATTGTCATCATGCACCTCTGAGCATAAGTTGTGtgacagcgccccctggctgtattattttaaatgtacagaAATGGGTACAAATGGTGCATGTCAGCACCAGTTGATTTTTAATGATTGCACCGACATCGACCAGTGAGGGAAATTAAGCAAATATTTCACTACTAACTGCATCACTGGCTGTTTTTAGTAATAAAAGTATTCCCGATCGTTTTGATGTGGCagggaagaataaaaacactcttTAACTGTGTTGTTACCTGGAAACATCAAGCTTTACTGGTTGGACATTTAGATCAGTGAATATCAAGAGCTCTTAAAGCTTCAGACATGCCTGGGTTCAGAGTGTCAGAGAAGGACATGCGTTCATGGGAGGAAGCTAAAGggacagacaaaaacatgaaatataacaCAAACCCAAGCATCCCCACATGTTGTGATTACAGCTTACAGtttatgaaaaagaaacacTTGGATAAGATgcaagttttaaaaaacaattatttataatatgatACAAGGATATTCTGTGCAAGAGGATGTTCGGGGCTATGAAAACCTGTACATTATGGACAAAGCACTTAAAACTCATTTAGCAACCTGACTGCAGACCATGGCCACTGAGCCGCAGCTAACTACCGAGATACTGTTTTATACAAATGGTTTCTACCTGTATACAATGGCTGTATATGATTagattacatatttatataaagtgcAAAAGAAACAAGCACTTGCAGTGAAGCCTGAAGTGCTGAGTGTAAACCCACCACCACATGCTCGATGCCTTCACATCACATGGCTGGGTGGCTGAGCAAAAGAAAACCCATCTACAGACTTGGCAGGACAGTATCGCAAACTGTTGGCCATATAGTTCAGCTGCAGAATATAGACtgtaatacaaaaatgtatGAAAGGGTTACCAATCTGTGCAATAGATTGAATCTTACAAATATAATCCATATGAACAGTTGTGAAAAGTTACCTAAAATCCCCTTTTTGAATTATTATAAATAGACACTTGTTGTTTTCCTGCTCCTTCTACATTGAAGCATAGCACCACATGAtgtcatctttattttcaaCCTTGAATATGAAATAACCTGAAATCCGCCAGAGGATTCATTCCTCCTTATTTCAGGGGAATAAGACATCTTGGACGTTAAAGATATAAGAAAATATATGCACTGTTAGTGACTAGATTACATGCTTCGTTTATAGTTCATAATCTGGTTTGACTCTATAAATGTttcaaggttaaaagaaaagggAAGTGAAGTCAGCATCACAGTTGAGTATCAAGAATACAGGAGAGCAAAGAGGCATCAAGCGGTCCATCAGACTCTGTCCAGCACCTCTCCACGCCAAAGAAACGCCAGCAGCCAGGGATTCTGGGGGATTAACTACTGCTGGGAACCCTGTTAAAAGATGTGAACATCATTGTGTCAGGAAATGTCGGAGTACAATCTGTGTGTTGTTACTACAGGTCATGGTTGTGTGACTTACCGAGTTGGTTCTTTTGCGTTTCCAGCAGTCTGGATTGAgcctcttctgctcctcagcCAAAGCTTTGGCCTCCATCATgtacatcctcctctcctcattcttcatcttcttccacTTGTCTCCAAGGATGACACTAATGGCTCTGGGGTGAAAGTAAGAGATGGACGATGAAGGATTTACCTTTTCATAAGTTTTCCTAAACAAGATCTGTCATACTTCCTTTTACGTGATCATTTTCTATTCCTGTTTCATTGTAATCTCTATACAATGAAAATATGTTTATCTCCGATCAACGTTACTAACATAACTTGGAACACAGAATGTAAATggtcaaaaaagaaaacacaatgctGCCTAATGATACTACTAAACTGAATTGAAAATAACActtaaaaaataacatattgCTAGATGTAGCGAGGcaggacttttctttttttcctacataaaaaaacaaaaatgtgtaaatctAAATTATCAATAATAAGTTGGATAAAACAATTATAACTGAGAGTGAGAGTGGCATCACAGAGCGGCAGAGCCCTATCACAAGATGAGAGCAGAGTTGACCAAATGCGGAGgatttgatgaaaacaaagGTGTCCACTTATTATAGCATTACTTTAGATATAAACCCAAAACCAAAAGGGCAATTACACACGTAAAATGAGCCAATATGCAAACTACAATCTGCTGAAGTGGTAGAAACACTAGAGGCAACACTTAATCTCCACATTGTCAAGTGCAAGTGAAGTGAGCACTCTGAAGAGATTGAAGCGACACGACTCTCTTGTAAAATGTCCTTTGTATTGAGTAACACTGATGTTGTCGTGAGTTCTTTACACAGAGGGAACATTTCCACACTCTACTGTAAAGGTCATACTACACTCCAGCTCTACAAATGTTACTACTTTCTCAGTCACTTCAATTAGGACCCATGCGATGGACAGAGTCAAGCACTGTTAGAACCTCCAGCTGGGCTCAAGTGGActtgcaggtcagaggtcgcctTTGGTCAAAGAAACATGCTCTGTGCCTTCATACTGGATATTACAACATTAAACGGCCACACTACAAACTGTAGCAGTGCTCTCATAGTTTTTTTTAGAATCTGTGATCGCTCTGTTCAATGTTTAGCTGTTTTGGAACCATGATATCACGTCCTGTTGGAAAAGAAACGTCCTGGAACTAAAAAAGGAAATGTCATTACATTTCTGATGTTGGTAAGAAATAAATGTGGATCAGAACATCAGGATGTTAGCGTAATGCTACAGTCTGTGGTCTGCTAGGGTGATAATGTACTAAATATTGTAAAGGAAGGAGGTAGAATAGTAACTTCTCCTTTTAGAAACAATGTTCAGCAGTGAAGCTGAAGACTTCCAGTCAGTCTGCTAGAGCCGACTGAAATCGCAGCGAAACACGTGCTTCAATTCATCCATGAGTCAGGCTTCAAAAGAAGTGGACAGGAGATAGAGGACATATTCATATACTGGAAATGTAATATGAGCATACCTTACTTAACACCTTGACCACACTAATGGTTATTTTGCTAAgccaatattttcctctgcATTTGGTCCTCTCGTGCTCACGATTTCCAAAGTGTAGATTTTAACCATGGTTTCTGTaaactctttctctttctaGACTTTCTCACCCCTTACTTGGCCGGCGTGCTTGCTTGAGCATTTGTAGTCGTTTTAGTCTTCTTAACTGGACGGAGATATTTAGTAAAACAAAGGTCATGTGACACTTTGATAGAAACACTAACATAAATTAGTTATAATTTCATATATATGACAGTGTGGATGACTGCAGCAGATGTTAGTGTCCTTTGTTTACCTGTTGTCCTTCCCAGGATACATCTGTGTGTACTCCACTCTGTACTTCTTGGCAAAGAGCATGAAGGCATTCATTGGCCGCTTGCATCTTACGGGCGTGGCAACGATGGCTGTCCCTGAGGTTTGGCTCCGGTTTGATTTGCTACTCGAGGATTGCGGGGAGCTGGAGCGCTCGAGCTTGTCACAGTCTGGACTCACAGCGCCTCCACTGGACAGGGAGGTCCTGCGCTGACGAGCCATGCTGCTGAGAACATACACTGCTGAGGAATCTAGTGGGGTGAAGTCGTAACTGCAGGATAAGGAAGGAAAACAGGGACATATGTTAATATTATGAGTCTCTAATCATACACATTTGATCATTTAGCTTTTTGTAGTGTGTGTACATCTGCTGTTTGTTACCATAAGTATCAAAAAATGTCCCCTTGTCAGTTTCAAATTTTGCATCATactcatttaaatataaatgctaATTCACTCTATTTGATATTTTGAAATTCGTACACAcaaccaaataaaataaaaataaattgttaagtttagatttttttttttttatattgtctcCATTTTTGTACTATGTCTAATTTAACAGGTGAACAAAAGCCtaaagagtaaaaaaataatatatttacacagggTTCTAAGCTGCTGAAATGGTGCAAGTGTAGttaaataaacttgaaatgaaaaatatgacAGGGACATTACAAAAAGTGTTAAAATATCAAACTTTTGTCGGTGTTTGTCGGCTTCAATGAAAAGAGAAGGAGTTCAAATGTTAGAGAggaaaaggggagggggggtgtttcTAACATGCATAAGATTTTCAATGATTTGACATGTTGTCTCAACCATGATTTGTTGCCACTCCCTGGAGAGCTGAGTTAAAAGACTCGGAGTGACTGAGGAAGACGTACACTTTAATCACGTTAGCGAAGTTTCATGAAAATTTCAGATCAAGATGCTAACATCTGCTTTCCATTATTCATCACTGTTGTCACCACAAAGAAGATCCCGGCAACCTGATACACTTGACTTCTGAAGTTACTTACTTTCGACTGTAACACAGGTATTACtgtcacacacgtgcacacacacacacacacacacaaacacacacacgtgcacacacacacacacacacacgttgtacaCGCACACtccttgcacacaaacacagacagaagcaaGGCTGGTAAATAATGGAACACAAATACAATTATGCatgaaaatgagaataaaaaagaGGTGATCGTGAATGAGTGTCCTGAACGGATGGAGGCTGACGAGTTAGTGAGAAAGACAGAATAAAAGAGAATAATATGATTgcattcttctcctctcctcccttacACATCCCACTCCTCCCCGCACTTTAAAGCAGGGCCTCCATGTCTGTTTTCACATTCTATGTTATCAGTGGCATTTACCTCCTAACGAGGAGAACGATATCAGGGATATCAAAGTAGCACTTTTGTCATGTTGCATTAGAgtccatcctcctccacctgcttaCACACCTCTGATCAGCGATTATTTGTCGAAATACAGAGCGAGAGACAACTGTTTATGTATAAAAGAGAGTGCAGCCTGTCGTCTGCCTGGCGGTTGATCTCTCTCAAGCAGCTCACCACCTCTTAACAACTTGCATCTCTGCTCATTCTGCcttcttctttcatttgttttctctttttgtattCCTCCTCGTGCACGACATGATGCTACAGGTGATGAGCAGTTTCTCAGCTGAAGGAATCCGAACACAGGGTTTCTGTCCCACTGCTGCACGTCCGCTCTCCCCCACTGCCACAGGTTAGAATCCAGGAGCACCAGCTGCTCCAGATGTCTCCATGTGAAGACACACCAGGTCCAAACGTCCACAACATCCAGCTCCGGCTGCAGGAGACGCTCCTGGAAACGTCTGCTTTGTCTGAttgagcagagtgtgtgtgtgagtctgtgtgtgtgtgtgtgtgtttcctgtatcctgtatccttcctcctcctggcaGAGGAATGCTGTGACTGAGCCACCCTCTAACTCTCTGctgctccccccctccctccctccctcctccctctctctctctaatacacaccatctctcactctcacctattctctcatcctcttcatcatcaaatgagctcatcctcctcttcatcagtgtctGCTCTAATAAAGAAACAGATTAACATGAAATAAGAAGTTATAAAAAGCCCACTCAATATTTATCCCATTTCATGGTGTTCCTGTTTTCCTACTGACATTTGTAATcatcttattttgtatttttatctccattagttaaattattcatttattttccactcTGCTCATTGCCCCCCcctgttttctttatattgaTGAAATGTGAAACGCCCACACGACAGCCCGATGCTCTGGATTGACCTCTCCCTGGTCCTCTTAGTGTATTActgagtgtgtgattgtgccTCATGGAGCACGACAAACTAATGCAACAGCGCCACCACGTGGCCGGCGATGCCCCCCAGCATCAAACCAGATCTGATCCCAACTTTGAGGAAGAACCAGACCCTGAGAAGATTCTGTAGTTCCTCTGTGTTACCATGGAAGCATCGGTTTGCCTTTACCTCCACAGGGACTGAGCATCAGAAAGGAGCCAGTTAATGGAGGATTGTCCCAGTTCCACAGTCCAGTCTGAAGAGCAATGGGTCTGTTGGGAACCATCATCATGAGGAAATCAGTCAGACgagcttcttctctctttatatGTCTCTTAAAGACACGTTTTTACAAGTGTTTATATACTTATTTTgactttgtttatgtttgtatgttgaTATTTGTGTAGTTAATGTTGGATGTTTGATTAAATTTCCCCTGTGTGCCTTTTTTCAAGAGAAATATTACTTTTTAAACCCTTGTCAGTTTTGCTTGGTCCCCAACAGTCCTACATACATAACGTTTATAAGTATATCATAATTATAAACACTATACTTTTTATTTGAAGCTGGAttaggaaaaaataaatcctcacATTGAAAGGGAGGTGGAATCAGTGTTTTGCTTTATAAGTTCTAAATAATTAGACTTTTCTGGTTCCAGCGACTCAATTGTGCAGTTTCTTTTGTCTTATATATTTAAACTTGACCCTTTATGATCAAAATTATGATGAAATTCTTTGTTGCAGCCATATTCAGTGAGATTTTGGATaaaacagttgtgttgtgttgacacaCCTCAATTAATTCTCTTAACTGTCCACGTTTCCCTCTAATATCAGTTCCTCCCACTGAAGATGTAGGAAGAGATgcaaggaaaagaagaagaagtaaagAGTGAACGTGATTGAAGTCCTGTTCTGCTCCACCGTCCTTCAGCTGACGTCTGGTTCTGATAACAAGGAAGAAACTGGAGGAGCTGTCAGTCAAGGTTTGTCGCGTCTGTGGCGACTTCTGTTCATTTGGAGTTTTTATGTTTTGCCCTTGAAGGCTGTCGGAATAACAAAGAGGACTCAGAGTTTCCACCTCATGCAGACACAAATATTCACAAATTCAAGCTGAATAATTTACCTTCAAATGGGAAA
This window encodes:
- the LOC133009169 gene encoding HMG box-containing protein 1-like isoform X1, whose product is MQVVKSYDFTPLDSSAVYVLSSMARQRRTSLSSGGAVSPDCDKLERSSSPQSSSSKSNRSQTSGTAIVATPVRCKRPMNAFMLFAKKYRVEYTQMYPGKDNRAISVILGDKWKKMKNEERRMYMMEAKALAEEQKRLNPDCWKRKRTNSGSQQ
- the LOC133009169 gene encoding HMG box-containing protein 1-like isoform X2, with the translated sequence MARQRRTSLSSGGAVSPDCDKLERSSSPQSSSSKSNRSQTSGTAIVATPVRCKRPMNAFMLFAKKYRVEYTQMYPGKDNRAISVILGDKWKKMKNEERRMYMMEAKALAEEQKRLNPDCWKRKRTNSGSQQ